The following coding sequences lie in one Salarias fasciatus chromosome 7 unlocalized genomic scaffold, fSalaFa1.1 super_scaffold_4, whole genome shotgun sequence genomic window:
- the slc31a2 gene encoding protein SLC31A2, with protein sequence MQMTFESSSSVTLLFDFWAVQGPAGMVLSVFVVLLLTVFYEVLKVWRVWLSSGSRLAQRQTPYSSPPSCRSDGGSVLEGSPSESSLTPIDLPPPAAGLRNRWLLHVIQTAVHVLQVTLGYMLMLCVMSYNTWIFLGVVAGSVLGYFISFPLLGYMLWSQS encoded by the exons atgacATTCGAATCGTCGAGCAGCGTCACGCTGCTGTTTGACTTCTGGGCTGTGCAGGGGCCGGCAG GCATGGTGCTGTCGGTCTTTGTGGTTCTGCTGCTGACGGTCTTTTACGAGGTGCTGAAGGTGTGGCGGGTGTGGCTGTCGAGCGGCTCCAGGCTGGCCCAGCGTCAGACGCCGTACTCGTCGCCGCCGTCCTGCCGCAGCGACGGCGGCTCGGTGCTGGAGGGCAGCCCGTCCGAGTCCTCCCTCACGCCCATTGACCTCCCGCCTCCCGCTGCCGGCCTCAGAAACAG GTGGCTGCTGCACGTCATCCAGACGGCGGTGCACGTGCTGCAGGTGACCCTGGGCTACATGCTGATGCTGTGCGTCATGTCCTACAACACCTGGATCTTCCTGGGAGTGGTGGCCGGCTCCGTCCTGGGATACTTCATCTCCTTCCCCCTGCTGGGCTACATGCTGTGGAGTCAGAGCTGA